One Pelodiscus sinensis isolate JC-2024 unplaced genomic scaffold, ASM4963464v1 ctg34, whole genome shotgun sequence DNA segment encodes these proteins:
- the IZUMO2 gene encoding izumo sperm-egg fusion protein 2 isoform X1 — MALLAPLVLGAWLAAGAGGCLQCDRQIRSTLESLRTNLVPRQIRDTRLRARAQALLRGMEDGFFRHYAASQFAGMAALSSINALIHQVRQTAAGLERSALTDQALLDALVAYRHSLIMELKSALTEHQAKACNLQTCDWLYYDVMDCTTCGKSKATCLKRHRCFVDSQTRLALRYQPKAPGPPIARTGISVVLCMGTLLFLALGVAGFIYWRNHLALKV; from the exons ATGGCGCTCCTGGCGCCCCTCGTGCTGGGGGCCTGGCTGGCGGCGGGTGCGGGAGGCTGCCTGCAGTGCGACCGGCAGATCCGCAGCACCCTGGAATCGCTCCGCACCAACCTGGTGCCCCGGCAGATCCGTGACACCCGGCTGCGGGCGcgagcccaggccctgctgcgCGGCATGGAGGACGGGTTCTTCCGCCACTACGCCGCCAGCCAGTTCGCAGGCATGGCTG ctCTGAGCAGCATCAACGCCCTGATCCATCAAGTGCGGCAGACGGCAGCCGGCCTGGAGCGAAGTGCCCTGACAG ACCAGGCCCTGCTGGACGCGTTGGTGGCCTACAGGCACAGCCTGATCATGGAGCTGAAATCCGCGCTGACGGAGCATCAGGCGAAAG cttgcAACCTCCAAACCTGTG ACTGGCTCTACTACGACGTCATGGACTGCACCACATGCGGGAAGAGCAAAGCCACCTGTCTCAAGCGGCACCGCTGCTTTG TGGACTCCCAGACCCGGCTCGCCCTGCGGTACCAGCCCAAAGCGCCTGGGCCACCTATCGCCCGGACCGGCATCTCCGTGGTGCTGTGCATGGGCACCCTGCTCTTCCTGGCGCTGGGCGTGGC GGGCTTCATCTACTGGAGGAACCATCTGGCGCTGAAGGTGTAA
- the IZUMO2 gene encoding izumo sperm-egg fusion protein 2 isoform X2: MALLAPLVLGAWLAAGAGGCLQCDRQIRSTLESLRTNLVPRQIRDTRLRARAQALLRGMEDGFFRHYAASQFAGMAALSSINALIHQVRQTAAGLERSALTDQALLDALVAYRHSLIMELKSALTEHQAKDWLYYDVMDCTTCGKSKATCLKRHRCFVDSQTRLALRYQPKAPGPPIARTGISVVLCMGTLLFLALGVAGFIYWRNHLALKV; this comes from the exons ATGGCGCTCCTGGCGCCCCTCGTGCTGGGGGCCTGGCTGGCGGCGGGTGCGGGAGGCTGCCTGCAGTGCGACCGGCAGATCCGCAGCACCCTGGAATCGCTCCGCACCAACCTGGTGCCCCGGCAGATCCGTGACACCCGGCTGCGGGCGcgagcccaggccctgctgcgCGGCATGGAGGACGGGTTCTTCCGCCACTACGCCGCCAGCCAGTTCGCAGGCATGGCTG ctCTGAGCAGCATCAACGCCCTGATCCATCAAGTGCGGCAGACGGCAGCCGGCCTGGAGCGAAGTGCCCTGACAG ACCAGGCCCTGCTGGACGCGTTGGTGGCCTACAGGCACAGCCTGATCATGGAGCTGAAATCCGCGCTGACGGAGCATCAGGCGAAAG ACTGGCTCTACTACGACGTCATGGACTGCACCACATGCGGGAAGAGCAAAGCCACCTGTCTCAAGCGGCACCGCTGCTTTG TGGACTCCCAGACCCGGCTCGCCCTGCGGTACCAGCCCAAAGCGCCTGGGCCACCTATCGCCCGGACCGGCATCTCCGTGGTGCTGTGCATGGGCACCCTGCTCTTCCTGGCGCTGGGCGTGGC GGGCTTCATCTACTGGAGGAACCATCTGGCGCTGAAGGTGTAA
- the IZUMO3 gene encoding izumo sperm-egg fusion protein 3 isoform X2 has translation MSGSLLLFFLLLRPGGAGGCLHCDRPFLRRLGVLLGEVLPSEVPNRDTLIQRHVQAFERLYSTHLHKKHHRVLDVRGVLAAKAALTSWLRALKETPWKGVHLLQLTLAQHRDSLRNRLRGALEHFADLACSEDCKEDPRDAERNEIILYLFLVCQSVLLASAALLYWVCCRHRR, from the exons ATGTCCGGCTCCCTCCTGCTCTTCTTCTTGTTGCTgcgccccgggggggcggggggctgcctgcACTGCGACCGGCCCTTCCTgcggaggctgggggtgctgctgggggaggtgcTGCCCTCCGAGGTGCCCAACCGGGACACCCTCATTCAGCGCCACGTCCAGGCCTTCGAGCGCCTCTACAGCACccacttgcacaagaaacaccaCCGGGTGCTGG ACGTCCGTGGCGTGCTGGCGGCGAAAGCTGCGCTGACCAGCTGGCTGAGGGCTCTCAAGGAAACGCCCTGGAAAG GCGTTCACCTGCTGCAGCTGACGCTGGCCCAGCACCGCGACTCCCTGCGAAATCGCCTCCGCGGCGCCCTGGAGCACTTCGCCGACTTGG cctgctctgAGGACTGCA aggAGGACCCGCGGGACGCGGAGAGGAACGAAATCATCCTCTATCTCTTCCTGGTCTGCCAGTCCGTGCTGCTGGCTTCGGCCGCCCTGCT GTACTGGGTGTGCTGCCGACACCGCAGGTGA
- the IZUMO3 gene encoding izumo sperm-egg fusion protein 3 isoform X3 — protein sequence MSGSLLLFFLLLRPGGAGGCLHCDRPFLRRLGVLLGEVLPSEVPNRDTLIQRHVQAFERLYSTHLHKKHHRVLDVRGVLAAKAALTSWLRALKETPWKAVTEGPVLDCWTCMRITVPCFDGELCGEEDPRDAERNEIILYLFLVCQSVLLASAALLYWVCCRHRR from the exons ATGTCCGGCTCCCTCCTGCTCTTCTTCTTGTTGCTgcgccccgggggggcggggggctgcctgcACTGCGACCGGCCCTTCCTgcggaggctgggggtgctgctgggggaggtgcTGCCCTCCGAGGTGCCCAACCGGGACACCCTCATTCAGCGCCACGTCCAGGCCTTCGAGCGCCTCTACAGCACccacttgcacaagaaacaccaCCGGGTGCTGG ACGTCCGTGGCGTGCTGGCGGCGAAAGCTGCGCTGACCAGCTGGCTGAGGGCTCTCAAGGAAACGCCCTGGAAAG CGGTGACCGAGGGGCCGGTTCTCGACTGCTGGACCTGCATGCGCATCACCGTGCCGTGCTTCGACGGGGAGCTCTGCGGAG aggAGGACCCGCGGGACGCGGAGAGGAACGAAATCATCCTCTATCTCTTCCTGGTCTGCCAGTCCGTGCTGCTGGCTTCGGCCGCCCTGCT GTACTGGGTGTGCTGCCGACACCGCAGGTGA
- the IZUMO3 gene encoding izumo sperm-egg fusion protein 3 isoform X1, which translates to MSGSLLLFFLLLRPGGAGGCLHCDRPFLRRLGVLLGEVLPSEVPNRDTLIQRHVQAFERLYSTHLHKKHHRVLDVRGVLAAKAALTSWLRALKETPWKGVHLLQLTLAQHRDSLRNRLRGALEHFADLACSEDCTVTEGPVLDCWTCMRITVPCFDGELCGEEDPRDAERNEIILYLFLVCQSVLLASAALLYWVCCRHRR; encoded by the exons ATGTCCGGCTCCCTCCTGCTCTTCTTCTTGTTGCTgcgccccgggggggcggggggctgcctgcACTGCGACCGGCCCTTCCTgcggaggctgggggtgctgctgggggaggtgcTGCCCTCCGAGGTGCCCAACCGGGACACCCTCATTCAGCGCCACGTCCAGGCCTTCGAGCGCCTCTACAGCACccacttgcacaagaaacaccaCCGGGTGCTGG ACGTCCGTGGCGTGCTGGCGGCGAAAGCTGCGCTGACCAGCTGGCTGAGGGCTCTCAAGGAAACGCCCTGGAAAG GCGTTCACCTGCTGCAGCTGACGCTGGCCCAGCACCGCGACTCCCTGCGAAATCGCCTCCGCGGCGCCCTGGAGCACTTCGCCGACTTGG cctgctctgAGGACTGCA CGGTGACCGAGGGGCCGGTTCTCGACTGCTGGACCTGCATGCGCATCACCGTGCCGTGCTTCGACGGGGAGCTCTGCGGAG aggAGGACCCGCGGGACGCGGAGAGGAACGAAATCATCCTCTATCTCTTCCTGGTCTGCCAGTCCGTGCTGCTGGCTTCGGCCGCCCTGCT GTACTGGGTGTGCTGCCGACACCGCAGGTGA
- the TEX51 gene encoding testis-expressed protein 51 isoform X1, whose product MEREHLEQEAGKLFYHLDQIITRNRQETTLPSPPPDPERLVKEAAFEKQNFTRHLRAASAAVLQQVCDASCDRPEPFDLANCGSCQHLQARCRDPTVCAGSAVSQAVGLSLGLLALGAAVGAYVYYRRRAKRAAGTETEEEPAAGRTEPPAEQGDGAPVEPGDGAPKEQGEGAPMEQGDVPTVQVDGAQPQDSEGARAGTQ is encoded by the exons ATGG AGCGGGAGCACCTGGAGCAAGAAGCCGGGAAGCTCTTCTACCACCTGGACCAGATCATCACCCGCAACCGGCAGG AaacaaccctcccctcccctcccccagacccagagCGGCTCGTGAAGGAGGCAGCGTTTGAAAAGCAGAATTTCACCCGGCACCTGAGGGCAGCGTCGGCAGCCGTCCTGCAGCAAG TTTGTGATGCATCCTGCG ATCGGCCCGAGCCCTTTGATTTGGCCAATTGCGGCAGCTGTCAGCACCTCCAAGCTCGGTGCAGGGACCCGACAGTCTGTGCAG gcAGTGCGGTGAGCCAGGCcgtggggctgagcctggggttGCTGGCgctgggagctgcagtggg GGCTTATGTCTATTACAGGAGGCGGGCAAAGCGGGCGGCCGGCACAGAAACCGAGGAGGAGCCGGCGGCAGGCAGGACGGAGCCCCCCGCAGAGCAGGGGGATGGGGCCCCTGTGGAGCCAGGGGACGGGGCCCCCAAGGAACAGGGGGAGGGGGCCCCCATGGAGCAGGGGGATGTCCCCACTGTGCAGGTGGATGGGGCCCAGCCCCAGGACAGcgagggggccagggctggaacTCAATAA
- the TEX51 gene encoding testis-expressed protein 51 isoform X3 translates to MEREHLEQEAGKLFYHLDQIITRNRQDPERLVKEAAFEKQNFTRHLRAASAAVLQQVCDASCDRPEPFDLANCGSCQHLQARCRDPTVCAGSAVSQAVGLSLGLLALGAAVGAYVYYRRRAKRAAGTETEEEPAAGRTEPPAEQGDGAPVEPGDGAPKEQGEGAPMEQGDVPTVQVDGAQPQDSEGARAGTQ, encoded by the exons ATGG AGCGGGAGCACCTGGAGCAAGAAGCCGGGAAGCTCTTCTACCACCTGGACCAGATCATCACCCGCAACCGGCAGG acccagagCGGCTCGTGAAGGAGGCAGCGTTTGAAAAGCAGAATTTCACCCGGCACCTGAGGGCAGCGTCGGCAGCCGTCCTGCAGCAAG TTTGTGATGCATCCTGCG ATCGGCCCGAGCCCTTTGATTTGGCCAATTGCGGCAGCTGTCAGCACCTCCAAGCTCGGTGCAGGGACCCGACAGTCTGTGCAG gcAGTGCGGTGAGCCAGGCcgtggggctgagcctggggttGCTGGCgctgggagctgcagtggg GGCTTATGTCTATTACAGGAGGCGGGCAAAGCGGGCGGCCGGCACAGAAACCGAGGAGGAGCCGGCGGCAGGCAGGACGGAGCCCCCCGCAGAGCAGGGGGATGGGGCCCCTGTGGAGCCAGGGGACGGGGCCCCCAAGGAACAGGGGGAGGGGGCCCCCATGGAGCAGGGGGATGTCCCCACTGTGCAGGTGGATGGGGCCCAGCCCCAGGACAGcgagggggccagggctggaacTCAATAA
- the TEX51 gene encoding testis-expressed protein 51 isoform X2, whose protein sequence is MEREHLEQEAGKLFYHLDQIITRNRQETTLPSPPPDPERLVKEAAFEKQNFTRHLRAASAAVLQQDRPEPFDLANCGSCQHLQARCRDPTVCAGSAVSQAVGLSLGLLALGAAVGAYVYYRRRAKRAAGTETEEEPAAGRTEPPAEQGDGAPVEPGDGAPKEQGEGAPMEQGDVPTVQVDGAQPQDSEGARAGTQ, encoded by the exons ATGG AGCGGGAGCACCTGGAGCAAGAAGCCGGGAAGCTCTTCTACCACCTGGACCAGATCATCACCCGCAACCGGCAGG AaacaaccctcccctcccctcccccagacccagagCGGCTCGTGAAGGAGGCAGCGTTTGAAAAGCAGAATTTCACCCGGCACCTGAGGGCAGCGTCGGCAGCCGTCCTGCAGCAAG ATCGGCCCGAGCCCTTTGATTTGGCCAATTGCGGCAGCTGTCAGCACCTCCAAGCTCGGTGCAGGGACCCGACAGTCTGTGCAG gcAGTGCGGTGAGCCAGGCcgtggggctgagcctggggttGCTGGCgctgggagctgcagtggg GGCTTATGTCTATTACAGGAGGCGGGCAAAGCGGGCGGCCGGCACAGAAACCGAGGAGGAGCCGGCGGCAGGCAGGACGGAGCCCCCCGCAGAGCAGGGGGATGGGGCCCCTGTGGAGCCAGGGGACGGGGCCCCCAAGGAACAGGGGGAGGGGGCCCCCATGGAGCAGGGGGATGTCCCCACTGTGCAGGTGGATGGGGCCCAGCCCCAGGACAGcgagggggccagggctggaacTCAATAA
- the TEX51 gene encoding testis-expressed protein 51 isoform X4, which produces MEREHLEQEAGKLFYHLDQIITRNRQDPERLVKEAAFEKQNFTRHLRAASAAVLQQDRPEPFDLANCGSCQHLQARCRDPTVCAGSAVSQAVGLSLGLLALGAAVGAYVYYRRRAKRAAGTETEEEPAAGRTEPPAEQGDGAPVEPGDGAPKEQGEGAPMEQGDVPTVQVDGAQPQDSEGARAGTQ; this is translated from the exons ATGG AGCGGGAGCACCTGGAGCAAGAAGCCGGGAAGCTCTTCTACCACCTGGACCAGATCATCACCCGCAACCGGCAGG acccagagCGGCTCGTGAAGGAGGCAGCGTTTGAAAAGCAGAATTTCACCCGGCACCTGAGGGCAGCGTCGGCAGCCGTCCTGCAGCAAG ATCGGCCCGAGCCCTTTGATTTGGCCAATTGCGGCAGCTGTCAGCACCTCCAAGCTCGGTGCAGGGACCCGACAGTCTGTGCAG gcAGTGCGGTGAGCCAGGCcgtggggctgagcctggggttGCTGGCgctgggagctgcagtggg GGCTTATGTCTATTACAGGAGGCGGGCAAAGCGGGCGGCCGGCACAGAAACCGAGGAGGAGCCGGCGGCAGGCAGGACGGAGCCCCCCGCAGAGCAGGGGGATGGGGCCCCTGTGGAGCCAGGGGACGGGGCCCCCAAGGAACAGGGGGAGGGGGCCCCCATGGAGCAGGGGGATGTCCCCACTGTGCAGGTGGATGGGGCCCAGCCCCAGGACAGcgagggggccagggctggaacTCAATAA